From the genome of Tenrec ecaudatus isolate mTenEca1 chromosome 1, mTenEca1.hap1, whole genome shotgun sequence:
tctgttttagatattgctagatctatttccatagtggctgtacatatttacaggcccaccagcagtggatgagagttcctgtctcctcacaacccttccaacacttgttactttctgactttttgaattgggctatctttaggtggtacctcattgttgttttaagttgcatttctcttatggctaaagattgtgaacattttctcatatgtttgctggccattcagatttatatccctgtgaaacttctgttcaggtcctttgcccacctcctcagtgggcaattagtttttctcttttttgaagctagcagagtattgtagatattagtaataaggcctttgtctgataggtcattgctaaagatgttttccaagtccatggactctcttattactctcttggtgaattctttcgatgtacacaggtgttttatctttagtataacccatttgtcaatttgtgcctcctgtgTTTCTGTGTTATACCCTAtttttgatagcctatgtattccctgtgccaaagttctcaagttggtcccaattccctcattgatggccctaatagtttggggtttaacttcaagatctgtgatccaccttgaatttattcttgtgcatggggtgagataaggccttgcttaatttttctgcaggtaaatatccattttccccccagcaccacttgttaaagagggcatctgcttcccattagatattttttgggcccttatgattttatgattttatttctaggttttcagttcttttccattggtctgagtatctgtcattgtaccaatatcatgcagttttgacaactgtggctgtatagtatgtgctaaggtcaggtaaagcaagtcctcccactgtgtccttcttctttaggaattctctgctaattctgggcttcatccctctccttatgaagttggtaatcagtttttccatttctttgaagaaagatgagggtaattgtatgtatcgggattgcattaaacttatgtagtgccttaggcagaactgacatcttgactacattgaatcttccaatccatgagcatggggtattcttccatttgttgaggttgttcttggtttcttgcaatagtgttctttagttttccccatatagatcttttgttcttataGCCTGGTATAAccttagatattttaatttgtgtttggctattgtgaagggtaccacctttataatctcctcttctgtggtcttatcctgtgtgtatagcagtccaatggacttctgtttgttgattttgtatcctgccacttagccatattcctctattgatttcagtactccccttgtggagcttttgggattttccatatataaaatcatgtcatctgcaaataatgatagtttcacctcttccttccccagatgaatacctttgctgtcttttctttgccttatgctgttagctaaaacctccagcacgatattaaataggagtggggacaaggggcatccttgtctggtcccctttttcagtgggattgtgttagtcttttctccattgactaccatcttggctgttggtttttcatatatagcttgaattgtcttgaggaatgttccttccattcctatcttctcaagtgtcttaatcaGGAATTGGTGTGGagagttgttgaatgctttttctgcatctatcgatattatcatgtggttcttatagcttttcatgtcaatgtggtgaataatacgaatggtttttcatatgttgaaccatccctgcatccctgaatcccacttagtcatggtgaattatttgttttatatacttttgtattctattggccaattttttgttaaggatttttgcatcaatgttcattagggatattggtctgtagttctcgattcttgtgggatccttgcccggttttggtataaGGGTTATATTAACTTCATAGAAGGGGTTTGGGTGTTtgctatctttttctatgttctggaagagtttgtgtaggattggtgttagttcttccctaaatgcttcatAGAATTCTCCAGGGAAGCAATCTGGTCCAGAGGATTTTTTGGGTGTAttggtaatcctttgataatcttgtctatttcttctactactatgggtctgttgagattcttgacatccatcgaggatagtctagggagggattgtttttccaagaatttgtccatgtcttccagattgttgaattcattggagtacaatccttcgtagtactgtgtaactgtccttttgatttcattagggtctgttgtaatatccTCTCTTGCATCCCTTATTCATGCTATTGAAATTTTTTCCCTCctgtctttggttaggtttgccagtggtctctcGATTCTGTTTAATCtttcgaagaaccaacttttagcagcattaatttttccatagttttcttattttccttcttctgaatctcagccctgattttttataatttttcttttgctgttagtaggattatcctgttgactctcctctagttgttgtaaattttgtgccagcatatcaatcatgagtctcttttcctttctcaggtgtgcatgaatTGCTGTAAACTTCCTctcatgactgcctttgctgtgtcccataagttttggtacgtcgtgtgctcattctcgctggtttttagaaatttcccaatttcatctctgatctgtgccaatatgcactccttttgcagtagagagttattcatcctctaattgtttgctcttgttttcttcatcttccttttgttggtttATAGCCTTATGGTACGGTGGACAGAgatagaggtctgtatgatatcaatgtgcttaaatttatgcagattcgcCGTATGCCCTAGCATGTGATCTATCTTATAATATGTGCCATGCGGGCTTCAAAagaatatgaattttttttttgtatttggatgaaaagctctgtaaatatctatgaggtcaaattgtctaattgtaatgtttagatctctagcctccttgttgagtttctttctctgtgagctatctttctcagagagtggtgtattgaagccacccactataattgttgaggctgtgagttctttattaatcttttggagtgtttggttgacatagtcagcaggtctctcattcggggaatatatgtttacaatgcttagttgtTCTTTGTctatcatttgcttgagcattgtatagtgtccctccttatctcttattatggtttgcactttgaggtcaattttatccgagattagaattgcaactcctgctttttttgaattgctgtttgcttggtatacctttatccagcctttgattctcaacctatttttgtctgtagccttgagatgtgtctcctgtaggcagcagattgatgggttgttttcTAAGACAGTTTGCTAGTCtcggtcttttaatgcctgagttcaagcCACtggtattcagggttattatctccatctgtggactctgtgatgtcatcttataccttttgcgtTGGGTGTTTCTAtaccttcctttctcattagtgtgttgtgtcgtgtgtgtgtgtgtgtgtgtgtgtgtatcattattgacttctttccatctttaagccaatgctatcttggggtctggtttctctttgttgccctctgggtgaggttgttctatgtggtggtctcttatgtatgcttggtgagtgtttttcttctgcccacactgggttggcaaggatcttttgcagggctgggtttcttctaacgtgttctttgagttttacttagtctgggaagactcttacttctccatcaatcTTGATCAAtactttggctggatagagtattcgtgggtttgcattgttttccttcaatttttagaatatgttactctactctcttcTCTTGTTCACAGTTTctcctgataggtctgagcatattcttattttggaaACTTTAcatgtggttgtttgtttttccccagctgctctcattattttctcttttccctcaaagttggatagtttaactattatgtgccttggtgacttcttatttggaaatagtctagctggtgttctttcagcctcctgaatggttgcctggttttcattcactaagctggggaagttttcctccaagagttATCtattattgttgcagatgacttttgttgtgtgtctgcctcctataagccaataattctaatgttgttctgctttttagcatcagacatagctcttagcttttcttcagtttctctgatgattggatCAGATTTTTGTTAGCATTTGTTAAAGCCTACTTGACTGTCCACCAAGTCACTGATTCTGTTCTCtgtttcctccagttgattctcgaggtctgtgtctctgctactgatttttgttatctcctacctaagctcctgtatttccctttggtgtgtggcctttatctcctctgtcatttaatcattttctgtattgttttcctcaGATCCTGTGTGACTctgagcagcattctgaaaagttctttctgtggcagctcaatgtctgcttcttctatgcatgtcattatgttcaggacatcttctgacaCTGCCTTTTGCTTCTCCTGGTTTTTTGTCGAAgtttgcgttgtgttgttttagaggagccaggtcccattttccagggagtggaaGAGCATTggctctccctgggagacttgtaggaatgtttcTTCTAACTggctgcagctaatttcactatggatttacctaccactttatcctcctgtggcttccctaccaggggtgtgccccagaaggctggtgggttgcctgctttggtgttgtggaggttgggaagaggttcctgcagcagcttggaacttTGACCAGTGTTGGCCGAGTTGCCTaaggcccccaggcacacaggcaggaattgccTGGTAAGAAGTTGGGTTATCTCCTGTTGGAGGTTGGCAGGGCTTTCCCCAGCTTTGGGCTAACTGAACAGCGTGGAGCTCATCTaactgggtgtggtgcaggcataaatgcttTGGCtaaggagtggtctggaggtcagcagtggattgtgagagaacaggaaagagacaaatataagaaaaaaattaaaaagtaagcctgCTGAGGCTGTGcggggatatagagaagagagggaagcaAAAGTAACCATGTAGCTAAAACATCTTTGCCTGTGGGGTTGCCgtgttgaaaaaaaaatcccctgcacAGAACTGTGGGGGGATAGtgaaaagagaagggaaaaaagtaACAGTGTAGCTGAGCCCCGATCCCTGCttatggagctgcaagggtttaggccctgccctgaggcagttggtggcaaactgtggctgtgttgagattaagcccccacgcaggctccaaatggtcccgcctTTGGCAGGGAAGTGGtagggctaaggtcaagccctagccagcctccactgtggtaagccaacagtccccagcccctcaaaaccttgtgggtctgtgcctacttatccttatgatgctcctcctgcattccagcagtgttgaatatCCCTccaagtaactctcctgggcttatttctgtggagtccctctggtatgtgttactccatcgccatcttcccggaagttcccccatagtctttttttttttattatccaAAATGGGTTTATTAGAATGGCTTTCCACTCATCTCGACTCAGGGTCTTTTAGTGCTGCTTCCGTCGGAATGAGCATCCTtctgtgagccttgcttttcctcCTGTAGGCTGACAGAGGACAGTAGAGCAGCCAACACAAAAAACTACTGTTTGTGCATGGCTGAAGATCATGGTGATTTTATAGCAGCCTGGGCATTTGACATCCATGAAGTAGGAATTGGGGCTCTGCACCAGGCActtcttcttgtgttttctctcctcctcttcgggAGAGGGGTGAAGGAGATCCTTTGCAAGAGGCATGATCGCCGAGCAGTCGTCAACGCCGGAAGGCCATAGTCTTCCTTTAAAACATATTCCTACCCCTGACTTCCATAGCAATGTGGTTTCCTTCCCATGGCTATGCCCATTTCCTCTCTAatgtctttgctgctccttcctttattctgaaaaaaaaaatgtgtatattcCCTCAGATCATCTCAGGGATCTGTTTTTCCTTTCTGACCTTTCCTCTTTAACTGGGGCTTCTGAGCCTCTCCCTGGAGCAATAAGTTAAGGAATTTTTGTTGCTCTTCTCTCATTCTCTGTAACAGCCTTTCATGTCTCTACTCTGCCTTTCCCTCTCAACTGTTGAGCATACACCTCTTCTGCAAGGAGAAAAGATTGGTGGGGTTACTATGACCCAGAATCAATTCTATAGCAATTGGGTTGTTTTCACCTAAAGCaaaggtcctcaaccttcctaatgccgcgaccctgtgTTCCTAATATtgtagtgaccccaaccataaaattattttcattgctacttcataattgtaattttgctactgttatgaatcgtaatgtaaatatctgatatgcaggatgtattttcattgttataaatttaaCGTAATTCAAGCAGagagattaatcacaaaataacatgtaattatatgttgtagaatatgtatttctaattaaaaatagatgaaattttgtcttgaagcatggtatagcatgggtaacagtcttaatttaacaacagtaaactacatttctACATTTTGCaactgtatgcataaaaagccaacagtgaaaaggttgagatagcttctttctcaccagatcagaactTCTCAGGGCAGTTTTTGCAAGAgtacaacgaagatcatcttacATAAGTCTTCTTCTGTATTtggacttgataaccaacaagctggaaaatcctgtttcacaaagatatgttgttggaaatggaagaagaagaaggcgTAACACagagtcagacagaacaggatatgactgcaacacttgatccagaattttgtaactggcattgtagagaaatcagttctcgttGCATCacagttaataagttcaatgaactcctcttgtgctgtctaatgaacatcttcaactttgactgtgaatgggcttctagcAAGTGCAAatagggtgtcaggtagattttggaagtatgatgaaattttgtttgtaagcatgtgcaagtgttctttcacagaaattatcatcgtaattcttttgtctggttcaatgtcatgttcctcaaagaaagcagataaggaagGCAACatatacattttcttttcattcaatgtttttttttgtgccaaagcagaagtttcatttggaatgatcagatcttttcagaaaaataaaagcatgctgcatttggtccttgaattgataaatttaactcattcaagatggcatagatgtcaaccaagtaagctattttctgcagttcactttcattgttgaaaagtgttttgaactgcagtcttgctttctgattaaaaacattttgagttcatcatgaaaCACATAATCACGTTTTAAAACGTTTTCTCTCAACAtcccacttcagtgtgaaatagcagagcagtaTTCAGTGCATCCAACTTGCTGCACAGTTTCAAAAATagttgactgtttaaagtgctcgcctttacaaaactgACAGAAATGATGATGTTTTTCATTACttcctgtaattcttttttttaaaacaatttattaggggctcatacaactcttatcacagtccatacatatacatacatcaattgtataaagcacatctgaacattctttacactaatcattttcttttttttttcctcttttctttttttacattttattagggactcatacaactcttatcacaatccatacacatacatacatcaattgtataaagcacatccatacattctctgccccaatcattctcaaagcatttgctctccacttaagccctttgcatcaggtcctcttttttttccccctccctccctgctcccccctccctcatgtgcccttggtaatttatacattgttattttgtcatattttgctctatacggagtctcccttcccccccttcctcaccgtccctcccccagggaggaggtcacatgttgatccttgtaatcagttccccctttccaacccactcaccctccactctcccagcatccccctcacacccttggtcctgaaggtatcatccaccctggattccctgtgcctccagccctcatatgtaccagtgtgcaacctctgccctatccagccctgcaaggtagaattcggatcatggtagttggggggaggaagcatccaggatctgggggaaagctgtgttcttcatcggtactacctcacaccctaattaacccatctcctctcctaaacccctctgtgaggggatctccattgattgacacttgggccttgggtctccactctgcacttcccccttcattcaatgtgatatatatatatatatatacatatatacacacacacacacacacacatatacatatacacacatttatctttttttttttttgcatgatgccttatacctggtccatttggcacctcgtgattgcactggccagtgtgcttcttccatgtgggcttttttgcttctgagctagatggctgcttgttcaccttcaagcctttaagaccccagacactatctcttttgatagccgggcaccatcagctttcttcaccacatttgcttatgcacccatttgtcttcagcgatcctatcatggaggtgtgcagtcaatgatatgattttttgttctttgatgcctgataactgattcctttgggaccactcgtcacacaggctggtgtgttcttccatgtggactttgttgcttctgagctagatggctgcttgtttatcttcaagcctttaagaccccagtcactatctcttttgatagccgggcaccatcagctttcttcaccacatttacttgttcacgcactttggcttcagcggttgtgtcgggagagtgagcatcatagagttccaatttaataaaagaaagtattcatgcattgagggagtgtttgagtagaggcccaaggtccttccgccaccttaattcttaacctataaatatagacacatcgatctatttcccctcctcctatatatatttgcatgtacatgtctttgtctagacctccataaatgccctttgactcctagctctttcctccatctcccttgcctttcctcctgccctactaccatgctctgtccccacctgggctagagtatacctcttctctaagcaaccttacccttgatcatttcccaccaggccggcCACTCCCCGCTCTCTactattttgggtcccatgttgttcccttgtccctgtgtttgttaacaccactatcttactccccccacccccccaccccaagtccccctggaactgtcggtccctttgtttttcctccagatagttcatccagcctgtcctattcagacagacttgtggagacactaacatgcacgaaaacaagacagaggaaaacaaagcaacagtatacaaccagacaacaaaacaacaaaaacaaaccactgacacagaaaaaaaacacttcacaagagaaaagcttgtagttagttcagagatcgtttgctggcccttaggagcgttttccagtcccgtCTGTTggggcagcatcttcattgctaatatttgccgatgcatcacacagtcagtttcaatgacttttggtgactcattcagtaccaaatattgaaattcagattgacattcTAGCATAGCCGGAACACCATCTgtgaaaacaccacaaaccttttcccaagatacCTTACGACTTTCAGAAATGAactaactgtgtcaaatacatcacgtgcagtagttgttgtttcaagaatttttcaaaaaagaaactcatctttaaagtcaccatcattatACCTCAcggaaaccagtaactgtgaacagtttgcaacgtctgtagatgtATCAGGCTGGATGCTAAGGATTGGAAGTGGAGcatatttaatttcctggattacctgatcaagaatatcagcagaactGTCATCTGTTCTTCTGCGGACAGAAAAGGAAATTAGATAAGGAAaatgcactcaatttcataacaaatttgtttcccaTGATAACTCAAaaaatgtctttggctgctggcaacagtaaatcctcagcaatggtgtgaggtttcatggCCCTGGTGatcctgagtgccaccaaatacgaAGCTTCAACAGCTGCTAGGTTTtgcttgtggtacttgccaccagtgtcaagtctgactTTCATGAATCCATCGactttgcttctaaaatggtatccttgctggcaaagctctgttgcttgctatcaaaatggtgttttaatttgttctacttcatagatttggctgatagaagttcacaacaaataacacattgcgtgTTTTCAATTCccgctgtaattattgaggtaaaactatactgtaaaaaaaatcctcattatattttctttcttaatgttcctctctacatgatccattgtcatgggatgtttTGCTAAtggaaataatatataacaatacctttaataatacaaaatatgacatatggcatagttcagtcaataaagttcgttaaagtttcctatgatttaccattctatgttttttttaacatggctGTTACTATCATAAGGGggaagtattcacatcaaccacaactgaatataaaaagacagatcagcatccagattaagctcCCATGGTACAAATTTTTTTTGTGCAGTAATTGATGATTTTACACTGCATGATTTTATATTTACCCAGTAATTGTAATTCATGGAGTGCTTCTTTCTATAtagtagctgctttctacacagtgggggctctctacacatgtgtgactggcccgcataagtacattatggtgccaaccctgtcacatacacctgtatttgtaagaGGTGTACGTGATAAGGTTGGCCTGAAGATGTCATCACCTTGGGTATTCCTAGgtaggcgtatctgcatgtgggcagagccACCTGGAAatcgatagaggagcagtgtctcagttcctacggccatcagaaagatgtgttttctgatggtcttaggcgacctctgtgaaagggtcatttgacccccaaaggggtcacaacccacacattAAGAACCACTGATACAGACTATGACACCCTTGGCTTTCTCTCACTGACCAGTTTATCTCTGAAGATCAAGTAATTTCTAAGGAAGAGGTGTGTCTTTTCCTTTTCAAAACCTACCCTTATTCATAATCCTATCCTCAATTGTCTTTTCTGATAAGAGGATCTTGCTCTATTGATTATTTTCTCTATTGGAAGGAacactttaaattgagttgttccCTTGAGTTACAACTTTCTAAAAATTGGCTAAGAGAGAATGAGGAATTTATAAAAACCTCGATAGTTTAAATCTTGAAATACTGTATATCTACAAGTCATCTCACAGTGCTTTGTGGGATAGCTCTGAATTTCATGACCTTGGTGTGTGAAATCTTAATTGAGAGATAACAGAATGTACTCTAGAGGTTGGTAGCAGGCATTTCCCCCCATTTGAGTAAATACTTCAGTCCAATTTAATGGACTATTAAATCCACTTTCTTTTGTTATTGACGGGATCCGTCCgtgctgtctcatagcaaccgtgGGGCACAGTAGAGCTGTTCCTGCGGGATTTAGAGACGGTGACTCTTCACGGGTGTGGAAcgccccgtctttcttccacaTTGAAGCATAGGAggctaaattttaaaaaatcattttattgggactcatacaattatcacaattcatacatacatcaattgagtaaagcacccttatacactcattgccctcatcattctcaaaatccaccttccgcttgggttcctggaatcagctcattttcctttatcgcctccttctccctccctgcttccccctccctcatgaacccttaataatttataaattattattttatcttatcttacactgcctggcgtctcccttcacccactttcctgttgcccattcccgcagacaggagtttatatgtagatccccaagatcggttccccatttctacacccccttccctcccggtattgccactctcaccattggtcctgaggggttcatccatcctagattccctgtgtttccagatctctactgcaccgctgtgcatcctctggtctaaccaggtctgcaaggtagaattgggatcatgataattgggaggggaggaagcgttcaagaaccagaggaaggttttgagtttcattgttgctacactgaaccctgagtgactcatctcctccccactacccctctgcaagggatgtccagttatctacagatgggcattgggtccccatcacacactcccctcattcatgaaggAGGCTAAAATTTAAACCTAGAAATGTACATAGATCCAGATCACACTCAAAAATATTATTATGCTCTATCTCTCCCTACATGTGTCTGTTTTTGCTTACTTAAGTAAATATTTAAAGTATGCAATGCACCTCTTataacaaaaaattttaaacttaTCTAAGCAATTTCAGATTAGAAGTGCTTTTGAAGGCAGGGCCAATATCTTAAATTTCTATTCATTAAAAACATAATAAACAGAttgactttggatctccactccacactccccctcattcacaatgatatgatttttttttctgggactttgatgcgtgatacctgatcttatcaacacctcgggatcacataggctggtgtgtttcttccatatgggctttgttgtttctcagctcaatggtcgcttatttatcttcaagactttaagaccctagacactttatcttttgatagcgaggcaccatcagctttcttcaccacatttgtttattcacccactttgtcctcagcgattgtgttgggaaggtgaacatcatggaatgccaggttaatagaataacgtgttcttgagttgagggagtacttaggtagaagcccaatgtccacctgccatcttaatactaaacctataaatgtatgtatttagatctattttcccaccatcatacatatatatttacatatgtgcatgcctatagttagacctctataaatgccctttgcctcctagttctttcctttatttctttttactttcctcttgtcgtaCTATGTTCAGcctcctttatttgggtttcagtaattcctctcagttacattgcccatatgcagacaagtggacatccccttacagaagggtcgtggggaggagctgagccagtcagggtgcagtgtagcaacgatgaaacatacaactttcctctagttcctaacttcctccccaccacccccattatcatgatcccaattctaccttacaaatctg
Proteins encoded in this window:
- the LOC142437270 gene encoding small ribosomal subunit protein eS27-like, which gives rise to MPLAKDLLHPSPEEEERKHKKKCLVQSPNSYFMDVKCPGCYKITMIFSHAQTVVFCVGCSTVLCQPTGGKARLTEGCSFRRKQH